The following coding sequences are from one Candidatus Melainabacteria bacterium window:
- a CDS encoding cyclic nucleotide-binding domain-containing protein — protein MIESLQDQEREQLVQFLKERSILRLLDDRIIHGLSLSLVEKHCGPGHIVFKEGDPGDGLYIIRHGSVEVKRKADAKPIAYLTAGECFGEMSLLNNQPRTATIRVPEEAVILKLSKKASIDLKSKFPVLGEELEKLAEQRDGKRAFKAPGLEGNTAFFDLPTVIQAVASSRQSGKLNIFPTHANPGSKLVFDRGNLISANFKHLTGDCAVFELLAVQDPADFAFERSADNDGKPVESTLDRPIERLLVEGARRSDEMPKLMEKVGGINATFSTPPHIPKWKELPDSIQSLAPKIWKLIELDLSVEEILPLVAVDSYSILQTLSEMVSLELIKPVITAAPEADAPEEVAYRRGDTAEIDLRRILKQSTKLARTLYALNMVAANLSNIVDTATVQYCLDEALRETTKTYPQLSCLKVHTGGKTLDVRGASSELSSRVNSAEALTMLTNKFLQLMSDKQTQKLGKC, from the coding sequence ATGATTGAATCCTTGCAAGACCAAGAACGCGAACAACTGGTGCAGTTTCTGAAAGAACGTTCGATTCTGCGGTTATTAGACGACAGAATCATTCACGGGCTGAGTCTCAGCCTGGTCGAAAAGCATTGCGGTCCGGGGCACATCGTCTTCAAAGAAGGTGATCCGGGCGATGGGCTATATATCATCAGGCACGGCTCAGTCGAAGTCAAACGAAAAGCAGACGCCAAGCCGATTGCTTACCTGACGGCAGGAGAGTGTTTCGGTGAAATGTCGCTGCTCAACAACCAACCGCGCACAGCAACTATTCGAGTGCCGGAAGAGGCTGTGATTCTAAAGCTTTCAAAAAAGGCTTCAATAGACCTGAAGTCCAAATTTCCCGTTCTTGGAGAGGAACTGGAGAAGCTTGCTGAGCAGCGAGACGGAAAAAGAGCATTCAAAGCGCCGGGTCTGGAGGGAAATACTGCCTTTTTCGACCTGCCCACCGTTATTCAGGCGGTCGCTTCGTCGCGCCAGTCAGGCAAATTGAATATTTTTCCAACCCATGCGAATCCTGGTTCAAAACTTGTTTTCGACAGAGGAAATCTGATTTCAGCGAACTTCAAGCATTTAACCGGTGACTGTGCCGTTTTTGAACTGCTTGCTGTGCAAGACCCGGCTGATTTCGCCTTTGAGCGCTCCGCCGACAATGACGGCAAACCAGTTGAATCGACGCTAGATCGTCCAATCGAGCGACTGCTGGTAGAAGGAGCAAGACGTTCAGATGAGATGCCGAAATTGATGGAGAAGGTAGGCGGAATCAACGCCACCTTCAGTACGCCGCCGCATATTCCGAAATGGAAAGAACTGCCGGATTCAATTCAATCGTTGGCTCCCAAAATTTGGAAACTGATAGAGCTCGATTTGTCGGTCGAGGAGATTTTGCCGCTGGTGGCAGTCGACAGCTACAGCATATTGCAAACCTTGAGCGAAATGGTCAGTTTGGAATTGATCAAACCTGTGATTACTGCTGCACCCGAGGCAGACGCACCTGAGGAAGTCGCCTACAGGCGCGGCGACACAGCCGAAATAGATTTGCGGAGAATCCTCAAACAATCCACCAAATTAGCCCGCACTCTTTACGCACTAAATATGGTGGCAGCGAACCTGTCAAATATTGTCGATACCGCAACTGTTCAATATTGCCTCGATGAAGCTTTGCGCGAAACGACCAAGACGTACCCCCAGTTATCATGCCTGAAAGTGCACACCGGCGGCAAAACGCTTGACGTTCGCGGCGCGTCGTCAGAGTTGTCCAGTCGTGTCAACTCTGCAGAAGCACTGACGATGCTGACAAATAAATTCCTGCAGCTAATGAGCGACAAACAAACGCAGAAGCTGGGCAAATGTTAG
- the mltG gene encoding endolytic transglycosylase MltG: MNVLARRIASKLKAVKFILLIAVIGTLCAVAACGWVWNDLNSPIEHKMAGKTVNIPMGSSTDQIVQKLQADGIVQHGSTLKLYIKIQGVGSLIKAGDYQFPSPISPKDVVQKLVEGGAAASKLTIIEGWTRWDIAHAMAAIPTLKLKNAEQALALMNDTSSIKDLDPTATSLEGYMFPDTYFVQSTTTAKQLLESSVEHFHQVWNKDLAALASARKQTPHEVVTIASIIETEAKLASERPVVASVIYNRLRQRIPLSVDSTIVYASKLAGKWRNNGIVYLSDVNRDSPYNTRKVTGLPPGPVSNPGLSSLKATLQPANTGFIYYVREPSRNDGAHNFYVDAAGFELGVQALRNWEKLHRGTVATTSLKTLRTIPGSPKPNASGSKVKPKDAAKDAAKGAAKPAPNKAKAASGKPSHAPGKSSATTKRTSSKQKKSARRHR, from the coding sequence AATGTGTTAGCGCGTAGAATCGCATCGAAATTGAAGGCAGTCAAATTCATTCTTTTAATCGCGGTGATCGGCACTCTTTGTGCCGTTGCTGCCTGTGGCTGGGTCTGGAACGACCTGAACAGTCCAATCGAACATAAAATGGCTGGAAAAACCGTCAATATCCCCATGGGTAGCAGCACTGACCAGATAGTGCAGAAGCTGCAAGCCGACGGAATTGTTCAGCATGGCTCCACTCTCAAGCTCTACATTAAAATTCAAGGCGTGGGTTCGTTAATCAAAGCGGGAGACTACCAGTTTCCATCTCCAATTTCGCCCAAAGACGTTGTTCAAAAGTTGGTCGAAGGCGGCGCGGCTGCAAGCAAACTGACCATCATCGAGGGCTGGACCCGATGGGATATCGCTCATGCTATGGCGGCCATTCCCACATTGAAACTAAAGAATGCCGAGCAGGCGCTGGCATTAATGAACGACACATCGTCTATAAAAGATCTTGACCCGACAGCAACCAGCCTGGAAGGTTACATGTTTCCCGACACTTATTTCGTGCAATCGACCACGACTGCCAAACAGTTGCTTGAGAGTAGTGTCGAACACTTTCATCAAGTCTGGAACAAAGATCTGGCGGCGCTGGCCTCAGCCAGAAAGCAAACACCGCACGAGGTTGTGACCATTGCTTCAATAATTGAGACGGAAGCCAAACTCGCAAGCGAAAGACCGGTCGTCGCCTCTGTAATTTATAACCGCTTGCGTCAGCGCATTCCCTTGAGTGTCGACTCGACGATCGTTTATGCATCAAAACTGGCGGGGAAATGGCGAAACAACGGCATCGTCTACCTCAGTGACGTCAATCGCGACTCACCATACAACACACGCAAGGTCACAGGGCTACCGCCGGGACCAGTGAGCAATCCCGGCTTATCTTCCCTGAAAGCGACTCTGCAGCCGGCAAACACAGGATTCATCTACTACGTTAGAGAGCCATCGCGCAACGACGGCGCGCATAATTTTTATGTCGATGCAGCTGGATTCGAGCTGGGAGTGCAGGCCCTGAGAAACTGGGAAAAACTGCATCGGGGAACAGTTGCAACAACATCTTTGAAAACGCTTCGCACTATACCCGGTTCGCCCAAACCGAATGCTTCCGGGTCAAAAGTCAAACCGAAAGACGCAGCGAAAGACGCAGCGAAAGGCGCAGCGAAACCTGCGCCGAACAAAGCAAAAGCGGCATCAGGCAAGCCATCTCATGCACCAGGCAAAAGTTCAGCGACAACCAAACGCACCTCTTCAAAACAGAAAAAATCCGCTCGTCGCCATCGCTAA